From the genome of Oxyura jamaicensis isolate SHBP4307 breed ruddy duck chromosome 2, BPBGC_Ojam_1.0, whole genome shotgun sequence, one region includes:
- the LOC118161238 gene encoding cryptochrome DASH-like isoform X2: protein MARAAVCLLRCDLRAHDNQVLHWAHSNADYIIPLYCFDPRHYVGTHCYGFPKTGPHRLRFLLESVKDLRETLKKKGSTLVVRKGKPEDVVNDLITQLGCVGVVAFHEEATQEELDVEKGLCQVCGQHGVKVQTFWASTLYHRDNLPFGPIARLPDVYTHFRKAVESEAKVRPTLQLADQLKPLAPGVEEGCIPTMEDLGQKDPGTDPRTAFPCSGGETQALLRLQYYFWDTNLVASYKETRNGLIGMDYSTKFAPWLALGCISPRYIYEQIRKYEKERTANHSTYWVLFELLWRDYFRFVALKYGRRIFSVRGLQSKEVPWKKDLQLFACWKEGKTGVPFVDANMRELAATGFMSNRGRQNVASFLTKDLGLDWRMGAEWFEHLLVDYDVCSNYGNWLYSAGVGNDPRDNRKFNMIKQGLDYDGNGDYVRLWVPELRGITGADAHTPWALSSAALSQAGVTLGQTYPQPVVTAPEWSRHINQRPGRSPHPRGRRGPAHAPTQHKDRGIDFYFSRKKDV, encoded by the exons ATGGCGAGGGCGGCCGTCTGCCTGCTGCGCTGCGACCTGCGGGCCCACGATAACCAG GTGCTCCACTGGGCTCACAGCAATGCCGATTACATTATTCCCCTCTACTGCTTCGACCCGCGGCACTACGTGGGCACCCACTGCTACGGCTTCCCAAAGACGGGGCCGCATCGGCTCAGGTTTTTGCTGGAAAGCGTGAAAGATCTGAGGGAAACGCtcaagaagaaaggaag TACCCTGGTTGTGAGAAAAGGGAAGCCAGAAGATGTGGTCAATGATCTGATTACCCAGTTGGGCTGCGTTGGTGTTGTCGCTTTCCATGAAGAG GCTACGCAGGAGGAGCTGGATGTGGAGAAGGGGCTGTGCCAGGTGTGTGGACAGCACGGGGTGAAGGTGCAGACGTTCTGGGCATCCACGCTGTACCACCGGGACAACCTTCCCTTCGGACCTATCGCCAG GTTGCCCGATGTCTACACCCATTTCCGAAAAGCGGTGGAATCCGAGGCGAAGGTCCGGCCAaccctgcagctggcagatCAGCTGAAGCCTCTGGCTCCGGGCGTGGAAGAAGGCTGTATCCCTACAATGGAGGATTTGGGACAGAAAG ATCCTGGGACCGATCCACGAACAGCCTTCCCCTGCAGTGGAGGAGAGACCCAGGCTTTATTGAGACTCCAGTATTATTTTTGGGACACG AACCTGGTTGCATCTTACAAGGAGACTCGGAATGGGCTGATCGGAATGGATTACTCAACCAAGTTTGCACCATG gcTGGCGCTGGGCTGCATTTCACCTCGATACATCTACGAGCAAATACGGAAGtatgaaaaagagagaacagcAAATCACAGCACATACTG GGTCCTGTTTGAACTACTGTGGCGGGATTACTTTCGATTTGTGGCCCTGAAGTACGGCAGAAGGATTTTCTCAGTAAGAG GGCTTCAGAGTAAGGAGGTCCCCTGGAAAAAGGATCTTCAGCTCTTTGCCTGTTGGAAAG AGGGCAAAACGGGGGTTCCTTTTGTCGATGCCAACATGCGAGAGCTGGCTGCGACGGGCTTTATGTCTAACAGAGGGCGGCAGAACGTCGCCAGCTTTCTCACCAAGGACCTGGGTCTGGACTGGAGGATGGGGGCAGAATGGTTCGAACACCTGCTG GTTGATTACGACGTTTGCAGCAATTACGGCAACTGGCTGTACAGCGCCGGCGTTGGCAACGACCCGAGGGACAACAGGAAGTTCAACATGATTAAACAAGGCCTGGATTACGATGGCAAC GGAGACTACGTCCGGCTGTGGGTGCCAGAGCTACGGGGCATTACGGGAGCAGATGCCCACACCCCGTGGGCACTGAGCAGTGCCGCGCTCTCCCAGGCGGGCGTAACTCTCGGCCAGACCTACCCACAGCCCGTCGTGACGGCCCCAGAGTGGAGCAGGCACATCAACCAGAGGCCT GGAAGAAGCCCCCATCCCAGGGGCAGGAGAGGACCTGCTCACGCCCCGACGCAGCACAAGGACAGAGGGATAGACTTTTACTTTTCTCGCAAGAAAGATGTGTGA
- the LOC118161238 gene encoding cryptochrome DASH-like isoform X1, giving the protein MARAAVCLLRCDLRAHDNQVLHWAHSNADYIIPLYCFDPRHYVGTHCYGFPKTGPHRLRFLLESVKDLRETLKKKGSTLVVRKGKPEDVVNDLITQLGCVGVVAFHEEATQEELDVEKGLCQVCGQHGVKVQTFWASTLYHRDNLPFGPIARLPDVYTHFRKAVESEAKVRPTLQLADQLKPLAPGVEEGCIPTMEDLGQKDPGTDPRTAFPCSGGETQALLRLQYYFWDTNLVASYKETRNGLIGMDYSTKFAPWLALGCISPRYIYEQIRKYEKERTANHSTYWVLFELLWRDYFRFVALKYGRRIFSVRGLQSKEVPWKKDLQLFACWKEGKTGVPFVDANMRELAATGFMSNRGRQNVASFLTKDLGLDWRMGAEWFEHLLVDYDVCSNYGNWLYSAGVGNDPRDNRKFNMIKQGLDYDGNGDYVRLWVPELRGITGADAHTPWALSSAALSQAGVTLGQTYPQPVVTAPEWSRHINQRPQGRSPHPRGRRGPAHAPTQHKDRGIDFYFSRKKDV; this is encoded by the exons ATGGCGAGGGCGGCCGTCTGCCTGCTGCGCTGCGACCTGCGGGCCCACGATAACCAG GTGCTCCACTGGGCTCACAGCAATGCCGATTACATTATTCCCCTCTACTGCTTCGACCCGCGGCACTACGTGGGCACCCACTGCTACGGCTTCCCAAAGACGGGGCCGCATCGGCTCAGGTTTTTGCTGGAAAGCGTGAAAGATCTGAGGGAAACGCtcaagaagaaaggaag TACCCTGGTTGTGAGAAAAGGGAAGCCAGAAGATGTGGTCAATGATCTGATTACCCAGTTGGGCTGCGTTGGTGTTGTCGCTTTCCATGAAGAG GCTACGCAGGAGGAGCTGGATGTGGAGAAGGGGCTGTGCCAGGTGTGTGGACAGCACGGGGTGAAGGTGCAGACGTTCTGGGCATCCACGCTGTACCACCGGGACAACCTTCCCTTCGGACCTATCGCCAG GTTGCCCGATGTCTACACCCATTTCCGAAAAGCGGTGGAATCCGAGGCGAAGGTCCGGCCAaccctgcagctggcagatCAGCTGAAGCCTCTGGCTCCGGGCGTGGAAGAAGGCTGTATCCCTACAATGGAGGATTTGGGACAGAAAG ATCCTGGGACCGATCCACGAACAGCCTTCCCCTGCAGTGGAGGAGAGACCCAGGCTTTATTGAGACTCCAGTATTATTTTTGGGACACG AACCTGGTTGCATCTTACAAGGAGACTCGGAATGGGCTGATCGGAATGGATTACTCAACCAAGTTTGCACCATG gcTGGCGCTGGGCTGCATTTCACCTCGATACATCTACGAGCAAATACGGAAGtatgaaaaagagagaacagcAAATCACAGCACATACTG GGTCCTGTTTGAACTACTGTGGCGGGATTACTTTCGATTTGTGGCCCTGAAGTACGGCAGAAGGATTTTCTCAGTAAGAG GGCTTCAGAGTAAGGAGGTCCCCTGGAAAAAGGATCTTCAGCTCTTTGCCTGTTGGAAAG AGGGCAAAACGGGGGTTCCTTTTGTCGATGCCAACATGCGAGAGCTGGCTGCGACGGGCTTTATGTCTAACAGAGGGCGGCAGAACGTCGCCAGCTTTCTCACCAAGGACCTGGGTCTGGACTGGAGGATGGGGGCAGAATGGTTCGAACACCTGCTG GTTGATTACGACGTTTGCAGCAATTACGGCAACTGGCTGTACAGCGCCGGCGTTGGCAACGACCCGAGGGACAACAGGAAGTTCAACATGATTAAACAAGGCCTGGATTACGATGGCAAC GGAGACTACGTCCGGCTGTGGGTGCCAGAGCTACGGGGCATTACGGGAGCAGATGCCCACACCCCGTGGGCACTGAGCAGTGCCGCGCTCTCCCAGGCGGGCGTAACTCTCGGCCAGACCTACCCACAGCCCGTCGTGACGGCCCCAGAGTGGAGCAGGCACATCAACCAGAGGCCT cagGGAAGAAGCCCCCATCCCAGGGGCAGGAGAGGACCTGCTCACGCCCCGACGCAGCACAAGGACAGAGGGATAGACTTTTACTTTTCTCGCAAGAAAGATGTGTGA
- the MYD88 gene encoding myeloid differentiation primary response protein MyD88, with amino-acid sequence MATAPPGSASGLPPELAAVPMVALNYGVRRRLGLYLNPRTAAAADWTALAEELGCEYLEIRRLEALPDPTGALLDEWQSRCPGGATVGRLLELLQRLERHDVLVDLAASVEEDCKKYLKRKQQQADQPLQVPAVDSSVPKTSELMGITTRDDPYGNGTELFDAFICYCQKDLQFVQEMIRELEQTEFKLKLCVFDRDVLPGTCVWSISGELIERRCRRMVVVISDDYLESDECDFQTKFALSLSPGARLKRLIPVKCKAMKNEFPSILRFITICDYTNPCTKKWFWTRLAKSLMLP; translated from the exons ATGGCCACGGCACCGCCGGGCTCGGCCTCGGGGTTGCCCCCGGAGCTGGCCGCCGTGCCCATGGTGGCGCTCAACTACGGCGTGCGGCGCCGCCTCGGCCTCTACCTCAACCCCCGCACCGCTGCGGCCGCCGACTGGACGGCGCTAGCCGAGGAGCTGGGTTGCGAATACCTGGAGATCCGGCGGCTGGAGGCGCTGCCCGACCCCACCGGGGCGCTGCTGGACGAGTGGCAGAGCCGCTGCCCCGGCGGGGCCACCGTGGGCCGCCTGCTCGAGCTCCTGCAGCGCCTGGAGCGCCACGACGTCTTGGTTGACCTGGCCGCCAGCGTGG aGGAGGACTGCAAGAAGTACTtgaagaggaagcagcagcaagccgACCAGCCGCTGCAGGTGCCGGCGGTCGACAGCAGCGTGCCGAAGACGTCGGAGCTGATGGGCATCACCACCAGGGACGATCCGTACG GGAACGGGACAGAGCTGTTTGACGCCTTCATCTGCTACTGTCAGAAAGACCTTCAGTTTGTCCAGGAgatgatcagagagctggaacAAACAGAGTTCAAACTGAAGCTCTGTGTCTTTGATCGGGACGTCTTGCCAGGAACGTGCGTGTGGTCCATCAGCGGAGAACTTATAGAAAGGAG GTGTCGGAGGATGGTGGTCGTCATTTCAGATGATTACCTGGAAAGCGACGAATGTGATTTTCAGACCAAATTTGCTCTTAGTCTTTCCCCAG GTGCTCGTCTCAAACGGCTGATTCCAGTGAAGTGCAAAGCCATGAAGAACGAGTTCCCGAGTATCCTACGGTTCATCACAATCTGTGATTACACCAATCCTTGCACCAAAAAATGGTTCTGGACAAGACTGGCAAAATCCCTCATGCTGCCGTGA